Proteins from one Thermobifida alba genomic window:
- the putP gene encoding sodium/proline symporter PutP encodes MTDSVLASAVTFAVYFAVMVGIGLWTYRRTTSASDFYLGGRSLNSWVSGLSANASDFSGWLLLGLPGAIYLSGLGEAWIAVGLAIGFYASWRVVAPRLRVYTERATDARRGGESDSLTLSSFLENRFGERRGLLRGVSALLILVFYLFYVASGLVAMSVLFDQVFGLPGTAAVVLGASVIVLYTFLGGFLAVSFTDVVQAAMMWAALLAVAATALVALGGLGGAVDGVASRGDALLSPLGGTALADGEWTSTETLGVLVIVSGLAWGIGYFGQPHILARFMGIRSVAHIPRARVVSVAWAVTAMALAVLVGFLGIAYFDRPLDNPESVFLSLIQALTNPWVAGFLLSAVLAAVMSTADSQLLVAAAALTEDGYRVLARREVSPAAMVWISRFAVVGVAVAAGVLAVTSQDSVLDLVGYAWAGFGAAFGPVIVLALYWRRMNWAGALAGMVAGGTVALVWPGVDPIGLYAMVPAVLASVAAILVCNPLGPQATEQLAADFRRVEQEVAGGL; translated from the coding sequence ATGACCGACTCGGTGCTGGCCTCGGCGGTCACCTTCGCCGTCTACTTCGCGGTGATGGTGGGCATCGGCCTGTGGACGTACCGGCGGACGACCTCCGCCTCCGACTTCTACCTCGGCGGGCGCAGCCTCAACAGCTGGGTGTCGGGGCTCAGCGCCAACGCCAGCGACTTCAGCGGCTGGCTGCTGCTGGGGCTGCCCGGCGCGATCTACCTGTCCGGACTGGGGGAGGCGTGGATCGCGGTCGGGCTGGCGATCGGCTTCTACGCGAGCTGGCGGGTCGTCGCGCCCCGACTGCGGGTCTACACCGAACGCGCCACGGACGCCCGCCGGGGAGGCGAGTCCGACTCCCTGACCCTCTCGTCCTTCCTGGAGAACCGGTTCGGTGAGCGGCGGGGCCTGCTGCGCGGTGTCTCCGCCCTGCTCATCCTGGTGTTCTACCTGTTCTACGTGGCGTCCGGGCTGGTCGCCATGTCGGTGCTGTTCGACCAGGTCTTCGGCCTGCCGGGCACGGCGGCGGTGGTCCTGGGCGCGTCGGTCATCGTGCTGTACACGTTCCTCGGCGGGTTCCTCGCGGTCAGCTTCACCGACGTGGTGCAGGCCGCCATGATGTGGGCCGCGCTGCTGGCGGTGGCGGCGACCGCGCTGGTCGCGCTCGGCGGCCTCGGCGGGGCCGTCGACGGGGTGGCGTCGCGCGGCGACGCCCTGCTCTCCCCGCTCGGCGGGACGGCGCTGGCCGACGGTGAGTGGACGTCCACGGAGACGCTGGGCGTCCTGGTGATCGTCTCCGGACTGGCCTGGGGGATCGGGTACTTCGGGCAGCCGCACATCCTGGCCCGGTTCATGGGGATCCGTTCGGTCGCCCACATCCCCCGCGCGCGCGTGGTCAGCGTCGCGTGGGCGGTCACCGCGATGGCCCTGGCCGTCCTCGTCGGCTTTCTCGGCATCGCCTACTTCGACCGGCCGCTGGACAACCCGGAGAGCGTGTTCCTGTCGCTGATCCAGGCGCTCACGAACCCGTGGGTGGCGGGCTTCCTGCTGTCGGCGGTCCTCGCCGCGGTGATGAGCACCGCCGACTCGCAGCTGCTGGTCGCCGCCGCGGCGCTGACCGAGGACGGCTACCGTGTCCTGGCGCGGCGCGAGGTGTCGCCCGCCGCGATGGTGTGGATCAGCCGGTTCGCCGTGGTCGGGGTGGCGGTCGCGGCCGGAGTGCTCGCCGTGACCAGCCAGGACAGCGTGCTGGACCTCGTGGGCTATGCCTGGGCCGGGTTCGGCGCGGCGTTCGGGCCGGTGATCGTGCTGGCGCTGTACTGGCGCCGGATGAACTGGGCGGGGGCGCTGGCGGGCATGGTCGCGGGCGGCACGGTCGCGCTGGTCTGGCCCGGCGTCGACCCGATCGGCCTGTACGCGATGGTCCCGGCGGTGCTCGCCTCGGTGGCCGCGATCCTCGTGTGCAACCCGCTCGGCCCGCAGGCCACCGAGCAGCTGGCGGCGGACTTCCGCAGAGTCGAACAGGAGGTCGCGGGCGGACTCTGA
- a CDS encoding putative glycolipid-binding domain-containing protein, which translates to MSPKNELPVAWSRLDVAEGLCVGTLVTERHGYRLEAGEVVADPRERYSCRFSVRTDLAWSTRSARVDVVDARGAHVLELVNRSGQWTVNGAAAPELEGCVDVDVAAAPLTNTLPIRRLGLEPGEHRDIHVAWVDVPELRVTRMRQRYTRLTPEEGLDRYRYRDSGYGAFDLTVDRNGLVVDYERLARRIA; encoded by the coding sequence ATGAGCCCCAAGAACGAGCTCCCCGTCGCCTGGTCCCGGCTCGACGTCGCCGAGGGGCTCTGCGTCGGCACCCTGGTCACCGAACGGCACGGCTACCGCCTGGAGGCCGGTGAGGTCGTCGCCGATCCGCGGGAACGGTACTCGTGCCGGTTCAGCGTGCGCACCGACCTGGCGTGGAGCACCCGGAGCGCCCGGGTGGACGTCGTCGACGCGCGCGGTGCGCACGTCCTGGAACTGGTCAACCGGTCCGGGCAGTGGACGGTCAACGGTGCGGCGGCCCCCGAACTGGAGGGGTGCGTGGACGTGGACGTGGCCGCGGCCCCGCTCACCAACACGCTGCCCATCCGCCGTCTGGGCCTGGAACCGGGGGAGCACCGCGACATCCACGTCGCCTGGGTGGACGTGCCGGAGCTGCGGGTCACCCGGATGCGGCAGCGCTACACGCGCCTGACCCCCGAGGAAGGGTTGGACCGCTACCGGTACCGCGACTCCGGGTACGGGGCGTTCGACCTGACGGTGGACCGCAACGGCCTGGTCGTCGACTACGAGCGCCTGGCCCGGCGGATCGCCTGA
- a CDS encoding maleylpyruvate isomerase family mycothiol-dependent enzyme translates to MRTRRDEHVRWLRVEGERMADAAEAAGMDAKVPTCPEWRVRDLLRHTGGVHRFAATIVSERLERRPQGEKHAAAMRSWPEDDGELLAWFREGHARLVDVLGGADLSTRCWSFQPAPSPVEFWARRQAHETTIHRVDAEAAGRGVTPVSAGFAADGVDEILRNFFTSRNPVVTAEPSRTLAVRAVDTGDAWLATIGPEGVATVRGYGTADCTVTGNAGDLYTLLWNRRGTAGLTVTGDASVLELWRTRARVVWPWD, encoded by the coding sequence GTGAGGACGCGACGGGACGAGCACGTCCGCTGGCTGCGTGTGGAGGGCGAACGCATGGCCGACGCCGCCGAGGCCGCGGGCATGGACGCGAAGGTGCCCACCTGCCCCGAGTGGCGGGTGCGGGATCTGCTGCGGCACACCGGCGGGGTGCACCGCTTCGCCGCGACCATCGTGAGTGAACGGCTGGAGAGGCGTCCGCAGGGCGAGAAGCACGCGGCGGCCATGCGGAGCTGGCCGGAGGACGACGGTGAACTGCTCGCCTGGTTCCGGGAGGGCCACGCCCGGCTGGTGGACGTCCTGGGCGGCGCCGACCTGTCCACGCGGTGCTGGTCGTTCCAGCCCGCGCCGTCCCCGGTGGAGTTCTGGGCCCGCCGCCAGGCCCACGAGACGACCATCCACCGCGTCGACGCCGAGGCCGCGGGCCGGGGCGTGACCCCGGTGTCCGCCGGTTTCGCCGCCGACGGCGTCGACGAGATCCTGCGCAACTTCTTCACCTCCCGCAACCCGGTGGTCACCGCCGAGCCGTCGCGGACCCTGGCGGTGCGGGCCGTGGACACCGGCGACGCCTGGCTGGCCACCATCGGTCCGGAGGGCGTGGCCACCGTGCGCGGCTACGGCACGGCCGACTGCACGGTCACCGGCAACGCCGGCGACCTGTACACCCTGCTGTGGAACCGGCGCGGCACCGCCGGGCTCACCGTGACGGGGGACGCCTCGGTCCTGGAACTGTGGCGGACCCGGGCGCGCGTGGTCTGGCCCTGGGACTGA
- a CDS encoding alpha/beta fold hydrolase, whose amino-acid sequence MGESRIVYERRGSGSPLVLLHGLGHRRQAWRPVLRMLETVHDVVALDLPGFGESRAPGAGERYDIAWLVEAVERFCDRLGLYRPHLAGNSLGGAIALELAARGTAASATVFSPVGFTAGAENLGNRLLAVGAGVAARVPEHIRVAVADSPLMRSVARRVLRGTPGPDSHRDVRFDATALSAGSPFVRLAPEVACYSFTASVVCPVTVGWGDRDRVLTPHAARRVAARIAHARLVSLPGCGHVPMADRPALVSAAITETTRTAERPGVPS is encoded by the coding sequence ATGGGGGAGTCACGGATCGTTTACGAACGGCGGGGCAGCGGCAGCCCTCTGGTGCTGCTGCACGGGCTGGGCCACCGCAGGCAGGCGTGGCGTCCGGTGCTGCGGATGCTGGAGACCGTCCACGACGTGGTGGCCCTGGACCTGCCGGGGTTCGGGGAGTCGCGGGCGCCCGGAGCGGGGGAGCGCTACGACATCGCCTGGCTGGTGGAGGCGGTGGAGCGGTTCTGCGACCGGTTGGGGCTGTACCGCCCGCACCTGGCGGGCAACTCGTTGGGCGGGGCGATCGCCCTGGAACTGGCCGCGCGCGGGACCGCCGCCTCGGCCACCGTGTTCTCGCCCGTCGGGTTCACCGCCGGCGCGGAGAACCTGGGCAACCGGCTGCTCGCCGTGGGCGCGGGGGTGGCCGCCCGGGTCCCCGAGCACATCCGGGTGGCGGTGGCCGACAGTCCGCTCATGCGGTCCGTGGCGCGCCGGGTGCTGCGCGGCACCCCCGGTCCGGACAGCCACCGCGACGTGCGTTTCGACGCCACCGCGCTCTCCGCCGGCTCCCCCTTCGTCAGGCTGGCTCCCGAGGTCGCCTGCTACTCGTTCACCGCGAGCGTGGTGTGCCCGGTGACCGTCGGCTGGGGGGACCGCGACCGCGTCCTCACCCCCCACGCGGCGCGCCGGGTCGCCGCGCGCATCGCCCACGCCCGCCTGGTCAGCCTGCCCGGATGCGGGCACGTGCCGATGGCGGACCGTCCCGCGCTGGTGTCGGCCGCGATCACCGAGACCACCCGCACCGCGGAACGGCCCGGCGTCCCGTCCTGA
- a CDS encoding MMPL family transporter, with translation MGRLTEVQTNDESSFLPVSAESTEVSRIQQDFAQQERVPAIIAYSADDTLTEEQLAAIGDQVAAVRDRPEISDGEAVGPLVGTEDDSVAQVVVPLREDADVGDTVEELRALLAEHPVDGVEVYVAGPAGLVADLSAAFGGIDSTLLLVALGAVLVILISVYRSPILPVVVILAAMLALVLAAAAVYAAAAADWVQLNGQSQGILFILVVGACTDYALLLVSRYRETLQEHARPLDAMRTAVRGTVEPILASGGTVILGVLCLLASDLASNRGLGPVAAIGIAAALFAALTFLPAVLLLLGRAAFWPIRPRFEGVEATGEAEPTDTVLRRHRLWGGIATSVARHPRRYWVATALVLLAAAAFVPQFRAEGTSDFDVFRTEVDSVAGQEVLEDGFGQAVTAQPAVIVADADEIDAVIEAAEGVDGVTEVVPVTEKPDPAGGAPPAAGGEDTPGGPPPGAADGPDAGTEGPPPGATGDGPPPGVAGGGPSEAEPKVVDGRVLLEASLSEPAASTEAVDITRDLRAAVHAVDGADALVGGPSAETLDTLDTATRDLYVVVPLVLTVVLLVLVVLLRSVVAPVLLMITTVVSFGSALGVGALVFNHLLDLPGADPGVPLFAFVFLVALGIDYNIFLMTRVREEAAGFGHREGVLRGLTVTGGVITSAGVVLAATFAALAVVPLLFLLQLAFLVAFGVLLDALVVRSLLVPALSLDVGRAMWWPSRLARDRS, from the coding sequence ATGGGCCGCCTCACCGAGGTGCAGACCAACGACGAGTCCTCCTTCCTCCCGGTCAGCGCCGAATCCACCGAGGTCAGCCGGATCCAGCAGGATTTCGCGCAACAGGAGCGGGTCCCCGCGATCATCGCCTACTCCGCCGACGACACCCTCACCGAGGAGCAGCTGGCCGCCATCGGCGACCAGGTCGCGGCGGTACGGGACCGCCCGGAGATCTCCGACGGCGAGGCGGTCGGCCCGCTGGTGGGCACCGAGGACGACTCCGTCGCCCAGGTGGTCGTGCCGCTGCGCGAGGACGCCGACGTCGGCGACACCGTCGAGGAGCTGCGCGCCCTCCTCGCCGAGCACCCCGTCGACGGGGTGGAGGTGTACGTGGCCGGTCCCGCCGGGCTCGTCGCCGACCTGTCGGCGGCCTTCGGCGGCATCGACAGCACCCTGCTGCTGGTGGCGCTCGGCGCGGTGCTGGTCATCCTCATCTCCGTGTACCGCTCCCCGATCCTGCCGGTCGTGGTGATCCTCGCCGCGATGCTCGCCCTGGTACTGGCCGCGGCGGCCGTCTACGCCGCGGCGGCGGCCGACTGGGTGCAGCTCAACGGGCAGAGCCAGGGCATCCTGTTCATCCTGGTCGTCGGCGCGTGCACGGACTACGCGCTGCTGCTGGTCTCCCGCTACCGGGAGACCCTCCAGGAGCACGCCCGGCCCCTGGACGCGATGCGCACGGCGGTGCGCGGCACCGTCGAGCCGATCCTCGCCTCCGGCGGCACCGTCATCCTCGGCGTGCTGTGCCTGCTCGCCAGCGACCTGGCCTCCAACCGCGGTCTCGGCCCGGTCGCCGCGATCGGCATCGCCGCGGCGCTGTTCGCGGCGCTGACCTTCCTGCCCGCGGTGCTCCTGCTGCTGGGCCGTGCCGCGTTCTGGCCGATCCGCCCCCGCTTCGAGGGAGTCGAGGCGACCGGGGAGGCCGAACCCACCGACACCGTGCTGCGCCGGCACCGCCTGTGGGGCGGCATCGCCACCTCGGTGGCGCGCCACCCCCGCCGCTACTGGGTGGCGACGGCGCTGGTGCTGCTGGCCGCGGCCGCGTTCGTGCCGCAGTTCCGCGCCGAGGGGACCTCCGACTTCGACGTGTTCCGCACCGAGGTGGACTCGGTGGCCGGCCAGGAGGTGCTGGAGGACGGTTTCGGGCAGGCGGTGACGGCCCAGCCCGCGGTGATCGTCGCCGACGCCGACGAGATCGACGCGGTCATCGAGGCCGCCGAGGGCGTCGACGGCGTCACCGAGGTGGTGCCGGTCACCGAGAAGCCGGACCCGGCGGGCGGCGCTCCCCCGGCGGCCGGCGGGGAGGACACGCCGGGCGGTCCGCCGCCCGGCGCCGCGGACGGCCCGGACGCGGGGACGGAGGGACCGCCCCCCGGCGCCACCGGGGACGGACCGCCACCCGGCGTCGCCGGCGGAGGACCGTCCGAGGCCGAGCCGAAGGTCGTGGACGGCCGGGTGCTGCTGGAGGCGTCCCTGAGCGAACCCGCCGCGTCCACCGAGGCCGTGGACATCACCCGCGACCTGCGGGCGGCCGTGCACGCGGTGGACGGCGCCGACGCCCTGGTGGGCGGCCCCTCCGCGGAGACCCTCGACACGCTCGACACCGCCACCCGCGACCTGTACGTCGTGGTGCCGCTGGTGCTGACCGTGGTGCTGCTGGTGCTGGTCGTGCTGCTCCGGTCGGTGGTGGCCCCGGTGCTGCTCATGATCACCACGGTGGTGTCGTTCGGTTCGGCGCTGGGCGTGGGCGCGCTCGTCTTCAACCACCTGCTGGACCTGCCGGGCGCGGACCCGGGGGTGCCGCTGTTCGCGTTCGTGTTCCTGGTGGCCCTGGGCATCGACTACAACATCTTCCTGATGACCCGGGTCCGCGAGGAGGCGGCGGGCTTCGGCCACCGCGAGGGGGTGCTGCGCGGCCTCACCGTCACCGGCGGCGTCATCACCTCCGCGGGCGTGGTGCTGGCCGCGACCTTCGCCGCGCTGGCGGTGGTGCCGCTGCTGTTCCTGCTCCAGTTGGCGTTCCTGGTGGCGTTCGGCGTGCTGCTGGACGCGCTGGTCGTGCGCTCCCTGCTGGTCCCCGCGCTCAGCCTCGACGTGGGCCGCGCGATGTGGTGGCCCAGCCGGCTGGCCCGCGACCGGTCCTGA
- a CDS encoding MFS transporter, giving the protein MSLFPLRRRERDGFRAPGPLAERDFLLLLAATLGMFANHAPLLSVVPLWAAEGGSGHGGAGAATGVTMATTVAIQLCMGRLLRRFGPYRLLVVGALLLGVPTFGYPLSTDLGWVLSVSAVRGLGFGIVTVAGSALVADLTTPAQRGRAVGWHGIAVGLPQVVLLPLGVWFAESFGFTAVFLAAGASSALVPLLVAGMRRRRAGGAAPERDGTRPAAGLLRSLAVPGLLMVVSACALGGVTSFLPLAVVGSTTAPAALFALSAAMIAGRWAAGAWSDRGSAGRLLVPGTVLCAAGMGGLAAAVATSPVLAVAAAALYGFGFGVLQNDTLVVMFHRAGPGGSGTASATWNVAFDAGAGAGSASTGLLAQALAFPGAYSAAALLVAAAVPFAWYDARRERVGRRTP; this is encoded by the coding sequence ATGTCCCTCTTCCCCCTGCGGCGCCGGGAACGCGACGGCTTCCGCGCCCCCGGTCCGCTCGCCGAACGAGACTTCCTGCTGCTGCTCGCGGCGACGCTGGGCATGTTCGCCAACCACGCGCCCCTGCTGTCCGTCGTCCCCCTGTGGGCCGCCGAGGGAGGGTCGGGGCACGGCGGGGCGGGCGCCGCGACCGGGGTGACCATGGCGACGACCGTGGCCATCCAGTTGTGCATGGGCCGGCTGCTGCGGCGCTTCGGCCCGTACCGGCTCCTGGTCGTCGGGGCGCTGCTGCTGGGCGTGCCGACGTTCGGCTACCCGCTCTCCACCGACCTGGGCTGGGTGCTGTCCGTCTCGGCGGTGCGCGGCCTCGGTTTCGGGATCGTCACCGTCGCCGGAAGCGCGCTGGTGGCCGACCTGACCACGCCCGCGCAGCGCGGCCGGGCCGTGGGGTGGCACGGCATCGCCGTCGGCCTGCCCCAGGTCGTGCTCCTCCCGCTGGGGGTGTGGTTCGCCGAGTCGTTCGGTTTCACCGCGGTCTTCCTGGCCGCCGGCGCCTCCAGCGCCCTGGTGCCGCTCCTGGTGGCGGGGATGAGGCGGCGGCGCGCGGGCGGCGCGGCACCGGAACGGGACGGGACGCGCCCCGCCGCCGGGCTGCTGCGCTCCCTGGCCGTACCGGGACTCCTCATGGTGGTCTCGGCGTGCGCGCTGGGCGGCGTCACCTCGTTCCTGCCCCTGGCCGTGGTGGGGAGCACGACCGCTCCCGCCGCGCTGTTCGCGCTGTCGGCCGCGATGATCGCTGGCCGCTGGGCCGCGGGGGCGTGGAGCGACCGCGGCAGCGCGGGACGCCTGCTCGTTCCCGGCACGGTGCTGTGCGCGGCGGGCATGGGCGGCCTCGCGGCCGCGGTCGCCACCTCCCCGGTCCTGGCCGTGGCCGCGGCGGCGCTCTACGGGTTCGGTTTCGGCGTGCTGCAGAACGACACCCTGGTGGTGATGTTCCACCGGGCCGGGCCGGGCGGTTCCGGGACGGCCAGCGCGACGTGGAACGTCGCCTTCGACGCGGGCGCCGGGGCGGGGTCGGCGTCGACCGGGCTGCTCGCCCAGGCCCTGGCCTTCCCCGGCGCCTACTCCGCCGCCGCGCTCCTGGTCGCCGCCGCCGTCCCGTTCGCCTGGTACGACGCCCGACGCGAACGTGTCGGGCGTCGTACCCCCTGA
- a CDS encoding Uma2 family endonuclease, with product MSAEPLPDWFMPPPGGWTADDLDRLPPEAPQHIELIDGALIVVSPHRSFHSRVMLRLGSALDLAAPEGIGVEIEMAVKLGQRQRPEPDILAFRTSDRDNDRTFYLPEEVLLVVEIVSEESAERDRETKPLKYAKAEIPHFWRVEEDDSGFPVVYVYELDPATGQYVPTTIAHDRLTVSVPFDIDVDLRRLVR from the coding sequence TTGTCCGCTGAGCCGCTGCCCGACTGGTTCATGCCGCCCCCCGGGGGCTGGACGGCTGACGACCTCGACCGGCTCCCCCCGGAGGCGCCGCAGCACATCGAACTGATCGACGGAGCGCTCATCGTGGTGTCCCCCCACCGGTCCTTCCACTCCCGCGTGATGCTGCGTCTGGGCAGTGCCCTGGACCTCGCTGCCCCGGAAGGCATCGGCGTCGAAATCGAGATGGCGGTCAAGCTGGGGCAACGCCAGCGTCCCGAACCCGACATCCTCGCTTTCCGCACTTCCGACCGCGACAATGACCGCACCTTCTACCTGCCGGAGGAGGTCCTGCTCGTGGTGGAGATCGTGTCGGAGGAGTCGGCCGAACGCGATCGCGAGACCAAACCGCTGAAATATGCCAAGGCCGAAATTCCGCACTTCTGGCGGGTGGAGGAGGACGACTCCGGGTTCCCGGTCGTCTACGTCTACGAACTCGATCCGGCAACAGGACAGTACGTTCCGACGACGATCGCCCATGACCGGCTGACGGTGAGCGTTCCCTTCGACATCGACGTGGACCTCCGAAGGCTGGTCCGGTGA
- a CDS encoding SDR family oxidoreductase, whose protein sequence is MARVLVTGASGYIGGRLVPELLAAGHRVRCLARSPEKLRDHPWRADVSVVRGDVLSPETLAPALADVDVAYYLVHSMGGGADFARRDEEGARNFAAAAHAAGVRRIVYLGGLVPRGERLSPHLRSRAQVGDILLASPVPTAVLRAAVILGSGSASFEMLRHLTERLPVMTTPRWVTTRVQPIAVRDVLRLLVRCTDLPADVDRVFDIGGPEVLTYAEMIQRFARVAGLRRRLIVPVPVLSPGLSSLWVGVVTPVPAAVARPLVESLRNEVVCGENDLADLLGDHDRLGFDEAVRLALRRVREARVDTRWSSAAWPSAPADPLPTDPGWTGGSLYVDERVRPVAASREALWRVIEGIGGERGWYSWPLAWAARGWLDRLGGGVGLRRGRRDPDRLRVGDSLDFWRVEEVDRGSLLRLRAEMRLPGDAWLELRADTEGGHTCYRQRALFRPHGLGGHLYWRGITVFHGVVFASMARNIALAAVRETAHQRT, encoded by the coding sequence ATGGCGCGGGTCCTGGTCACGGGGGCGAGCGGCTACATCGGCGGCCGGCTCGTCCCGGAACTGCTCGCCGCCGGGCACCGGGTGCGCTGCCTGGCCCGTTCGCCCGAGAAGCTCCGCGACCACCCGTGGCGCGCCGACGTGTCGGTCGTCCGGGGCGACGTGCTGTCCCCCGAGACCCTGGCTCCGGCGCTGGCGGACGTGGACGTCGCCTACTACCTGGTGCACTCGATGGGCGGCGGGGCCGACTTCGCCCGCCGGGACGAGGAGGGGGCGCGCAACTTCGCCGCCGCCGCGCACGCCGCCGGCGTCCGCCGCATCGTCTACCTGGGCGGGCTCGTCCCCAGAGGGGAGCGGCTCTCCCCGCACCTGCGCTCCCGCGCCCAGGTGGGCGACATCCTGCTGGCCTCGCCCGTGCCGACCGCGGTGCTGCGGGCCGCGGTCATCCTCGGTTCGGGCTCGGCCTCCTTCGAGATGCTGCGCCACCTCACCGAGCGGCTGCCGGTGATGACCACGCCCCGCTGGGTGACGACCCGGGTGCAGCCGATCGCGGTGCGGGACGTGCTGCGGCTGCTCGTCCGGTGCACGGACCTGCCCGCCGACGTCGACCGGGTCTTCGACATCGGGGGGCCGGAGGTCCTCACCTACGCCGAGATGATCCAGCGTTTCGCCCGCGTCGCGGGGCTGCGGCGGCGGCTGATCGTCCCCGTCCCGGTGCTCTCGCCGGGCCTGTCGAGCCTGTGGGTGGGCGTGGTCACCCCGGTTCCGGCCGCTGTCGCGCGGCCCCTGGTGGAGTCGCTGCGCAACGAGGTGGTCTGCGGCGAGAACGACCTGGCCGACCTGCTCGGCGACCACGACCGGCTCGGTTTCGACGAGGCGGTGCGGCTGGCGCTGCGCCGGGTCCGGGAGGCGCGGGTGGACACCCGCTGGTCGTCGGCGGCCTGGCCGTCGGCTCCCGCGGACCCGCTGCCCACCGACCCGGGGTGGACGGGCGGTTCCCTCTACGTCGACGAGCGGGTCCGCCCGGTCGCGGCGTCGCGTGAGGCGCTGTGGCGGGTCATCGAGGGCATCGGCGGTGAGCGCGGCTGGTACTCGTGGCCGCTGGCGTGGGCGGCGCGGGGCTGGCTGGACCGGTTGGGCGGCGGGGTGGGGCTGCGCCGGGGGCGGCGCGACCCCGACCGGCTGCGGGTGGGCGACTCCCTCGACTTCTGGCGGGTCGAGGAGGTCGACCGCGGTTCGCTGCTGCGGCTGCGCGCCGAGATGCGGCTGCCCGGGGACGCCTGGCTGGAGCTGCGCGCCGACACCGAGGGAGGGCACACGTGCTACCGGCAGCGTGCGCTGTTCCGTCCGCACGGCCTCGGCGGCCACCTGTACTGGCGCGGCATCACCGTGTTCCACGGGGTCGTCTTCGCCTCGATGGCGCGCAACATCGCGCTCGCGGCCGTGCGCGAGACCGCGCACCAGCGAACGTGA
- a CDS encoding glutathione S-transferase family protein, protein MGTDTSDKPEFKRSPSGFVDRITADGSEGWPVEPGRYRLVVSRACPWANRAMIARRLLGLEPTLSLAVADPIQDERSWRFTLDPDGRDPVLGIRYLAEAYHARDPEYTGGISVPAIVDVPSGKLVTNDYLRIPAELATEWRSLHRAGAPDLYPEPLRDEIEEISEEIFRDVNNGVYVCGFARTQRTYERAFTALFDRLDALSDRLARRRYLVGDSITVADIALFVTLVRFDAVYHGHFKCNRNKLTEMPVLWAYARDLFQTPGIGDTVDFDHIKRHYYVVHHEINPSGIVPLGPDLSGWLAPHGREELGGRPFGDGTPPGPPPEEERLPAQF, encoded by the coding sequence ATGGGAACCGACACGTCGGACAAGCCGGAGTTCAAACGGTCGCCGAGCGGTTTCGTCGACCGCATCACCGCCGACGGCTCCGAGGGGTGGCCGGTGGAGCCGGGACGGTACCGGCTGGTGGTGAGCCGCGCCTGCCCGTGGGCCAACCGGGCGATGATCGCGCGCCGCCTGCTGGGCCTGGAGCCGACGCTCTCCCTGGCCGTGGCCGACCCCATCCAGGACGAGCGGAGCTGGCGGTTCACGCTCGATCCGGACGGCCGCGACCCGGTGCTCGGCATCCGCTACCTGGCCGAGGCCTACCACGCCCGCGACCCCGAGTACACCGGCGGGATCAGTGTCCCCGCAATCGTCGACGTCCCCAGCGGGAAACTGGTCACCAACGACTACCTGAGGATTCCCGCCGAACTGGCCACCGAGTGGCGGAGCCTGCACCGCGCGGGCGCGCCCGACCTGTACCCCGAACCGCTGCGGGACGAGATCGAGGAGATCAGCGAGGAGATCTTCCGCGACGTCAACAACGGGGTGTACGTGTGCGGGTTCGCCCGCACCCAGCGGACCTACGAGCGGGCCTTCACCGCGCTGTTCGACCGGCTGGACGCGCTGTCCGACCGCCTGGCGCGGCGGCGGTACCTGGTCGGCGACAGCATCACCGTCGCCGACATCGCGCTGTTCGTCACCCTGGTCCGCTTCGACGCCGTCTACCACGGCCACTTCAAGTGCAACCGGAACAAGCTCACCGAGATGCCGGTGCTGTGGGCCTACGCCCGCGACCTGTTCCAGACCCCGGGCATCGGCGACACCGTGGACTTCGACCACATCAAACGGCACTACTACGTGGTGCACCACGAGATCAACCCGTCGGGGATCGTGCCGCTGGGCCCGGACCTGTCGGGCTGGCTCGCCCCGCACGGCCGCGAGGAGCTGGGCGGACGCCCGTTCGGCGACGGCACCCCGCCGGGGCCGCCGCCGGAGGAGGAGCGCCTCCCCGCGCAGTTCTGA